In Camelus ferus isolate YT-003-E chromosome 10, BCGSAC_Cfer_1.0, whole genome shotgun sequence, the following proteins share a genomic window:
- the LOC106731107 gene encoding LOW QUALITY PROTEIN: isocitrate dehydrogenase [NAD] subunit gamma, mitochondrial-like (The sequence of the model RefSeq protein was modified relative to this genomic sequence to represent the inferred CDS: inserted 1 base in 1 codon; deleted 1 base in 1 codon), whose translation MIMALKMLAAARCSLKAMFAPTILGHSWEIFLGHETSLRSFSFQCSIPPPANYGGRHTVTMIPGDGIEPELTLHVKNMFRHACVPADFEEMRIHSTSPEEDVHNAIMAVRRNHIALKGNIETDYNLPPSHTSQNSMFHGSLDLYTKVTHFKSLPGVETQHENIDILVVWENTEGEYSNLEHESVKGVIGSLKIITEARSLHIAENAFQLAQEMGGKKVMAVHKANIMKLGDGLFLQCCRQMTSRYLQLTFEGMIVDYTTMQLVSWPQQFDVMVMPSLYGNTVSSVCTGLVGREGLVPSANYGHICAVFETASRQSGKKTLANKNMANPTDMLLASCIMLDYLKLHSCATSICTTVLASMENKDIQTPDTGGQGTTLDXIQNTINHISAASLTVSALEAELCSKIFPVAHFTSLYTLRSPSQLG comes from the exons atgatcatggCACTGAAGATGCTGGCAGCTGCCAGGTGCTCTTTGAAGGCCATGTTCGCACCAACTATTCTTGGCCATTCTTGGGAGATTTTCCTTGGCCATGAGACATCACTGAGGAGCTTCAGTTTTCAATGCAGCATTCCTCCACCAGCCAACTATGGTGGGCGGCACACTGTGACCATGATTCCTGGGGACGGCATCGAGCCTGAA TTAACGCTGCACGTCAAGAATATGTTCAGACATGCCTGTGTGCCTGCGGACTTCGAGGAGATGCGGATTCACTCCACTTCTCCTGAAGAGGACGTTCATAATGCCATCATGGCAGTCCGCCGAAACCACATAGCCTTGAAGGGCAACATTGAAACTGACTACAACCTGCCACCATCCCACACGTCCCAAAACAGTATGTTTCATGGTTCTCTGGATCTCTACACCAAAGTCACCCATTTTAAGAGTCTGCCAGGTGTGGAGACCCAGCACGAGAACATAGACATCTTAGTTGTTTGGGAAAACACGGAGGGTGAATACAGCAACCTGGAGCATGAGAGTGTGAAAGGAGTGATAGGGAGCCTGAAGATCATTACTGAGGCCAGGTCTTTGCACATTGCTGAGAATGCCTTCCAGCTGGCCCAGGAGATGGGGGGCAAGAAAGTGATGGCTGTGCACAAGGCCAACATCATGAAACTAGGAGACGGGCTCTTCCTCCAGTGCTGTAGGCAGATGACATCCCGCTATCTTCAGCTCACCTTTGAGGGCATGATTGTGGATTATACCACCATGCAGCTGGTATCGTGGCCCCAGCAGTTTGATGTCATGGTGATGCCCAGTCTTTATGGCAACACTGTCAGTAGTGTCTGCACAGGGTTGGTTGGGAGAGAAGGCCTGGTACCTAGTGCCAACTATGGCCACATATGTGCAGTGTTTGAAACAGCCTCAAGGCAATCAGGCAAGAAGACACTAGCCAACAAGAATATGGCCAACCCTACTGACATGCTGCTGGCAAGTTGTATCATGCTGGATTACCTCAAGCTCCATTCCTGTGCCACCTCCATTTGTACTACAGTCTTGGCATCCATGGAGAACAAAGACATCCAAACTCCAGACACTGGAGGCCAAGGTACCACATTGG GCatacaaaataccataaaccACATCAGTGCTGCCAGTTTAACGGTCAGTGCCTTGGAGGCTGAGCTCTGCTCCAAAATCTTCCCTGTTGCACACTTTACCTCGCTCTACACACTCAGAAGCCCCAGCCAGCTTGGCTGA